ctatgggggacagtgtcaaatgcctttgcaaagtccaaaaacactaaatccacagcggtccctctgtctaggcttctactcaactcttcataaaaacagattaggttagtttgacaacttctgtccttagtaaaaccgtgctggctgtcacttataataatattttttgtcacataatcctgtatatagtccctcaatagcccctcaaacattttccccacgatggatgttaagcttactggtctataattacccggggaagacctagagccctttttgaaaataggcaccacatttgccctgcgccagtcccttggcactataccagtcactagagattctctgaatattatgaaaagggggacagaaataactgaactaagctctttaagaattctagggtgtaacccatctggtcccggggccttgtgcacatttattttatttaatttagcttggaccatatctacattcatccaattcattatatcaactgatatattaacagcactggcagtggctacatcagctgctctttcttctgttgtatatacagagctgaagaacccatttagtaactctgccttctcttgattccctgtgaccaactccccattaccattatctaggggtcctacatgttcagaccttggctttttagcatttatatacttgaagaatttttggggatttgttttactatccttggccacctgcctttcattttgtatttttgctaattttattacagattttattaagctctttatattttacaaaggctgcagatgtaccctcagatttgtattttttaaatgccctttttttgtcatgtattgcccttttcacagaaggtgtaagccatgtgggatttaattttagtcgtttatacttgttacctataggaataaattttgcactataataactcaaagtagatttgaaaatctcccatttatcatttgtcccattatttgacattagttcttcccagtctatatcctgaattgccgccctcatcctttggaaattggctttcttaaaattaaatgtttttgccctcccagcctgcgtttgttttttacagtataggtaaaatataactatattatgatcactgttaccggggttttcacgaacattgacgttcccaacaagatctgcattattagaaattaccagatccaacagagcttcacctctagtcgggtcttccacaaactgggccattaaattttcctgcaacacgttgaggaaatgtctcccctttgcagttgaagccaaaccatgacaccaattaatatcccggaaattaaaatctccaattatcactacagtacccgcctgtgcagcccgctccatctgtttatatagctgaccttccatctcctcagttatattggggggtctatagattacaccaaaagtaattttttcagtgtttacctccctttctagttccacccacaaggtttcaacctcctcacagtattcacctactattgtctctttcacactcgccttcatatcatttcatgGGGGCATGTGGAGTTTTTGagagtgaagattatgtccaaCAAATTTTTACCCCACCAAATCCTGTTTAAATGATTAATTAAAGATTATTGCAGCCTAAAATGAACAAAAATGCCATGGAAATATAACTTCAGAGATATACCATTTCTGAGAGTATTTTAATATACTGTTCTGTCATTCCTCAAGATGCAGTCACACGTGGGGTAATTTTCATAGCGGAAATAAAATCCACCAACACATGCATGATTTCAATTTGCTGAAtttttccactgcggaaaaactTTTTGCAGTGTTTTCTGCATGTGTTTTGCGGATTTTGGATGCAGAATTGCATTATAGTCTTCAATGATATGTGAAAATTTTGAATCTAAATACGCGACAAAAATCAGCAGCAAATACGCCACAAAATCCACAACAGTAATTCCGCTGCAGAATTGGCTTCAGAACTACTGGTGCGGATTCTGtggcatattttttatttgtgcTCCTAATGGAAAAAGATGTTTCCCATTCTTTTCACAGACCCTGAAACGTTTATAAATGTAACTGTGCGTAATGCAGATTTATTTGTCACTTTGTGCACAGGACTCATGATCTGTCACTACTGAAGGGGGCACTACTGGCACAGATGGCCTGATCACTGTACCCCCTATAACAAAAGATGgtgtccagatctcctcctcctcacagcgcagagtgcatgtgaggaggaggagttgatgccattcggacgaatggctacgctgtacactgtgtggcagggccggggtgtacagcaggtggagggagcactgcgctggctcccttcccctgcttgttaaaagcgccctggcccggcgacaccttccatggcgccgctagcagctgctgctgctgcggctgctactactgtagcgacgccactatagcagagcagagaggtatctccccgctctgctatgtgctagctccactttagctccttgaaggagcggaatcctcgtgtgttcggggattccgctcctggacagaacgcttgatgtctctgtccatatctgggcagtgacatcaggggaaactcctgaagcggaatccccgaacacatggggattccccttcaggagttgccgctgatgtcactgtccagatctgcccggcccggaacggatgcaaaactttatgaaaaccggccgggcaaaatggccgattttaccggccgacactcgggctcgggcgggacccggtcgtgtgaatcccgccttagggttCTGTTATGGCTGACATTAGTGCTTACCTTGCATCTGTTATCAATGTAGGGAACCAAGGTAgctcagaaaaaaatatatatattataagacTTGTTACAAGGGACAACCCAGACAAATTTTGGATTTCTGAGGCGCTTTTAAGATTTTGTATAAACAATAGCATTCATTCTTTGTGGAATAAACAGATGAATCATCACCATGTAACCGCACCTTGTTAAGAAGAACATGACTAGAAGAATGTATTCACTCGTCCTAAATACATTATGTATGTATCTCAGTGTCTCAGATACACCACCAAtccgtgtgtatatataaatgtatgtatatatatatatatatatatatatatatatatatatatatatatatatatattatatacatacatacagtccaaaggcaaatggacacagcactccaacataccaTAGATTAGTCCATGTGCTCATttccaggggatgaatcagttcccatatatatatatatatatatatatatatatatatataaaatgaccaTAAagcaaagtaacggcaccagaacttcaaggtagatgaaacagggtggatttattcacctcaagtgagcgacgtttcggcagatgcaacagcctttctcaagcctgaataaatccaccctgtttcatctaccttgaagttctggtgccgttactttgctctatggtcattttatatatatatatatatgggaagtGATTCATCCCCTGGAAATGAGCACATGGACTAATCTAtggtatgttggagtgctgtgtccatttgcctttggactgtatatatgtatataatatatatatatatatatatatatatatattagtatatatatatatatatacatatatatatatatatatacatacatttatatatacacacggaTTGGTGGTGTATCTGAGACACTgagatatatataataaaaaagacATGGACCACACATCTACTTTATATACATTGATTTATAGCTGCTGAGCGAAATTTACAAACATGAAGATGAGGTTCCTtgttaaaggggttaatgttgggaCTGAAAATTACTATCAGTGTACTCTCTGCAgtaagtacactcgctaatatacattccggtcccctgtcTCGCTGATTATGaggttttcatagatttttatagtgctggtGTGGAACTGAATTGTATATTAGCGAGGGTACTCACATACTACAGGGAGTACCCtgataatacttttcggtccccacgtAACTTCtttcacattttgatcaaactgtattagCCCACTTGCCACTGCAGGGACGGTGGAAACATCTTTTAGGTTGGTCCTTACTATGTTTGTTGTAGTATCGCATAGCAAATAATGTCGCTCTCACGCCGCACCTACTGTGGAATAAATGGTGCTcaaaaatattacagaaaaaatATAGTCACCAAGTCCTGGTATAATAACTGACATTCTCCATATATGCAAATGAAACAGAGCTAAGTTTATGATTTAACATTTGTAGCATTGTTTGCAGATGGGATCGCTCATTTAGATGAGATAATGTAGAAGGATCACTGTGTAAACCCATACATCTTGATATCACGGTGAGTTTACCAAATTACAAACTCAGCTCTTCTATATTTGAcaaactcagccctgctacatctgacaaactaAACCCAGCTCATCTACAGCTAATAATCTTAGCCTGTCTAACCCCGATAAACAGCTCTTCTACATCTGTCAAAttcagccctgctacatctgacaaactcatCTCCTTTGCATTTGACAAACGCAACCCCACTACATGTAACAAATACAGCTCTtctacatctgacaaactcaaCAAAGTCAGCTATTCCACTGTACATCTAAACAACTCATCCCTATTAAATCTGACAAACACCAGCTACTCTACACCTGACAGGCTCAGCCttgctacatctgacaaactcagcgCTTCTACTTCTGTAGTTAGATGGTTTAATTTTTAGGGTAAAATATTTTTCAACATGAAAACAAATATCAGATAATTCTGGATTTACTATTTAGCCCCTGATCACATTGTATCTCTTTCTTGGTGGCCGTCCTCAGGATAACACATCAGCTTGCCATTAGCTTAAATGGTATGATATCAAGGAATTATTTGCCCCTAATTCAGATGAAGCATCATGTCCTATAGCTTGCTGTATGTCACAACAATTCTACTCCAATCACAATTGTGTCCCTACTCTTACAATATCCTTTGTGTATTGACAAGGTAATAAGTCCACATACAGATGCAAGACGGCTGAGTTTGTCAATGCAGCAGAAATGAGTTTGTTAGATGTAACAAAATTAGTGATTTGCTACATCTCAACTGGTATGGGACTGCAGGCAAACCTATTGCCTTATGTTAAATCAGAGTCCTCACGGTACAtgttcagctctgctgcatctgcatAATAATAGCGCATATGTTTTCAAATATAAACGTAGAAATCTAATTACAAATAATAACAATTGTTGAGAATGTTTTAAACTGACCTATTATATGCtgagctattatatatatatatacttgttcTTTGATCCGAAATTATTATGAAACAGTGGCTCTTTAgctgctggggcttgtagttCTATGATAGCTGTGGATTGCATACCTATATAGTGTTCtctgagatagatagaaagatagatagatagataaatagatagatagatagatagatagatagatagatagatagatagatagatagatagatagatagatagatagatagatagatagatagatagatagatgatagatagatagatagatagatagatagatagatagatagatagatagatagatagatagatagatagatagatagatagatagatagatagatagcagagcTGAATCTGTCCATTGTTACAACTGTGATATCATATGTTATCagtggtcttacataggactgttgTTAAACTTCTTACCTCATTGAGATATTATAATGCATTAACAACGCACCCCAGAAAGATAAATGtaatctctgctacatctgtgtatgACATACCTGGGTTATTGTATGAAATCTTTAGGACTCATACACAAGGTTGGATTATGTTACTCTTTATTTAAagtcatatgtatataatgtacataccACAGGACTGCCACACATGGAGGTGTTAAACAGTTCacttgatttttttgttttttttcctgataGGTCGAGGTTTTTCCTTTGCACCCTGACCTATACAGATGATTACTCCTGTTTATTGAGCACCCATGTCCTGATATGTATCATAGTTCTTGATTCTTATTTGCAGCTCTGCAGTCTTGTCCTGTGATGTTTCTCCTTAGACAATGCTGGGATGAAAGTGTCACTATGGGAGGCTTTGAGGTGACTCCACATCTTCCCATCCTCAGACCTGTGAGTGTCATGTCTGAAGCCTCGGGGATCTTCTCCAGAAGAATGAAGTTCCATCAATTCTAGTTCATGTTTGGTAGCAGTTTCCAAAACCCTCTGCTTATTGTAATACTTAACAAAGTTGTTGATAATAGGGTGAATGGGGAGAGCAATGGCTATCACCCCACAAAGGAAACTTGTAGCCGCATTTAGTTTCCCCAGAGTAGTTTTAGGATAGATATCCCCATACCCAACAGTGGTCATGGTGATGATAGCCCACCAAAAGGACTGAGGGATGCTCTTAAACAACGTTTCTGGATGGCTTTGCTCCATTGTGTAACCAAGGGCTGAGAAGACAAAGATGCCTACAGCAAGGTACATCAAGAGGAGCCCTAACTCCTTGAAACTGCTTTTCAGAGCATAGGTTAAAGTCTGCAGCCCAGAAGAATGTCGGGCAAGCTTGAAAATCCTAGCAATCCTCATGATCCTCAATGCCTGGACTGCTTGCTGGACATTAGTCAGCTCCATTATTCTTGCCCCTAGGTGTGTCAGGATTAGGCTGACAAAAAAAGGCAGGATGGCCAACACATCAATGATATTCATGAAGGAAAGGGCAAAGTGTAACTTGTTTGGGGAGGAAATGAGCCTTAGGACATACTCCATTGTGAACCAGATAATACATGCAGTCTCTATGTTGTCTAGAGTAGGGTGCTCTACATGGTTCCCCTCAGAGTCCTCCACCTGAAGATCTGGGATGGTCCCCAGACACATgacaatggaggagatcaggatGAAGAGAAATGATAGAACTGCAGTTACCCTGGCTGGGAAGGAGGACTCTGGCTTCTCCATGAACTTCCAGATATACTTCTGAAACCTTTTCCATCTACTTTCTGATGTGTCAACCCCCAGGTCATCAAGAATGGTCTGTACCCTCCTGGCTATCTCCTCCAATTCCTCCTTCTTCTCACTAAGGTGGCATTTGCAGCAGTCATCCAGAAAACACAAGTCTATTTTCCAGAACTCCATTTCATTTTGGAAACAAATAGGACAAATTCCCTTCTTCATATGCACCTCCCCATAATAATAAACCTCCATGATACACTTAAAAGCATCAGGGTCCCTATCAAAgtaaaattccctcttcccaggGTCATAATCATCACAGAGAGAGAAGATGGCATCATACCCTCCGGTTATACAGTTCATGAGCTCTGCCAGCCTTGTTTCTGGATACCTGTTTAGGATATCACCATAAAGGATTTGCCTAATACCCCCAACATTGACTATAATCTCTACCTCTTCACTGCAGTCTGATCCACTCCCATTCAGTTCTTCAAAGCTGGAGCTCCCAATCATGTTGAGTTGAGAATCGGTCACTTATGGTCCAAAAAGTTTACAAATTATTATAGTATTCTCCAAATCCAAGACACAGCCAAATGCACTAGGGAAGGATATGAGTATACATCAATGATGATCACATTGCAGAATATCTCCAGGTCTCCACAGTGCAGGCTATGCTGACAAGTTCTATGAGGAAAGCACAGGATATACAAGAGGAGTCCTCATTCAGCAGGTGCCCATTCCTCCCTTGAGGCTGCTCTGCTCTCTCGTGAATCCATAGATTTGCAGCCTTCCCAGTCCCTGTGCTGATAGATGCAAGAGTAGAATCACTGATGATCAACAAGGTGGTCCCTGCATTACAAAGACCCTCATTTACAAATGCACAGCCATCAGCAGCATGTACTGGAAAATTGAGGAGTGTCCCCGGGCTGATGTGAAGGCTCCATCTGGCAGAAGCTAACACTGTGCAGAGCAAAGTTGCACTGGCTTTTCCAAGGCTTGCAGGAGAAGAGGACAGGAATCCCAGCGTGACGTCACAGCCCTTTAAACAGGCTTCCCCCTCCTAGTGAGCTGGGGAGAGAGTGCAGCAGCTGCACAGACTTGACTTGTCACTGTGCATATAAATGAATGTGAGATATTGCGTATAATGTGACGAGAAATGCACTAAAAAGGTATAAAGAGCTGGTGAGTGTGTGAATAGACTTAGAAGGGCAGGAGGAATGGTGAGGAGAAGAGCAGGAGGTATGGTAATCAGAAGGGCAGGAGGTATGCTAAGGAGAAGGGCAGGAGGCATGGTAAGGAGAAGGTCGGGAGGTATGGTAAGGAGAAGGGCAGGAGGTATGGTGAGGAGCAGAGCAGGAAGTATGGTAAGGAGAAGGGCAGGAGGCATGGTAAGGAGAAGGGCAggaggcattgtaaagagaatgtCAGGAGGTATGGTGAAAAGAAGGGCAGGATGCATGGTAAGGAGAAGTGAAGGAGGTATGGTAAGGAGAAGGGCAGTAGGTATGGTAAGGAGAAGGGCAGGAGGCATGGTAAGGAGAAGGGCAGGAGGCATGGTAAGGAGTAGGGCAGGAGGCATGGTAAGGAGAAGGGCAGGAGGCATGGTAAGGAGAAGGGCAGGAGGCATGGTAAGGAGAAGGGCAGGAGGAATGGTTAGAAGGGCAGGAGGCAGTAGCATAGCTAGCGGTGGGCAGGGGAGCAGTtgccccgggcccactgagataGTGAGGCCCAGGGCCTGTCCCCCAGCAGTGGtgttcccggtttcaactgtatctgcttcctcaggatgcagatacagttgaattcaatgctggagcacggaGCCTTCGGCtccgtgctccagcattcactgtgtaatgccaGCTCCAGCTGTGAGTGGCTTgaggcagacaggcacgatgcagtgacATAATCGTACCTGTCTGCGCAGAGCCACACGctgcacagagcggaggagcagagggatttccACTCGTCCTGGGAATGGTgataggtaaatatttattttattattttttattaggcactatactgtgtggtggcagctaagggggcattatactgggtatgggggggcCGCAATAGGGAAGTTTACTGTATTTGGGCAgctttggaggcattatactgaatggggcagctatgggggcattatactgtatgagagatgttatgggggcattatactgtatgagggcagctatgggggaattatactatgtaggggcagccatgggggctttatactgtatgagggcattatactatatggggcagctatgggggcattatactgtatggggcagctatgggggcatcatattgtatgagggcagttatggggcattatactatgtgggggcagctatggggcattatactatgtgggggcagctttgggggcattatactgtatggggcagctatgggggcattatgctgtatgtgggcagctgtggggcattatactgtgcggggggggAAGctaaggagcattatactgcgtggggggcagctatggggcattatattgtggtgggccatctataggggcattatactgtgtggggacagctatgggggcgttattatgtgtggggaggcactatagggcattatactgtactagTATAAAAaacccgttacacgggtttgctagcaaaatgaATGATGAGAAGTATTggttttgccttcttaacgccttgtttgggaattggtttctcgttgttcctggcgttcctctgcactcatagttgctcttcttattctctgagcgtctgttttttttatacttttagcgATTATGTTGTCTTCGGACAAATTTGTTCATTTTGGTAGCATTTTCATAGTGCAAGTACACTCTTTAAAGCAATTATAGTCTTTAAAACAATTACGCCTTTTAAGGTTGTTTCACTCCTGAGAGCAGTTACACCACTTAAAGTGGTTACGCCTCTTTGGGCGTTTATTAGCCTCTTCAGGCTTTCCCCCTCTTCATCACCTCTGGCTTTCCCTCCTCTCGCTCTTATCCATTACTCAACCACTCCCACCACTCCTactcgaatatccaccactcgaccactcccACTCGAAAATCCTAAACATCAACTCGATTGTTTACCACGTCCAGCAATAGTTACCTGTTGTTGTTGCTTCTATCGCcgaaatgaaataataataaggAATTAGAAAGGAGAGAAATTAGGTTTGGCGTGTATCATAGAGTTTGGTTGTATTTGGTAAGGGAGAGAAAAGTAGCTGAGTAAAAAAAACATCAACTGTGCCTCGAACACCACGTCCTCGCCCAATATATGTATGATGGGGCAGctgtaagggcattatactgtgtgaaggccattaaagggtcattatactgtgtgggggccactaaggggttattatactatgtgggtgGCACTAAGGGTTGATTTTaatatgtggggcagctatgggagcattatactatatgaagGTCATTatgggatcattatactgtgtggaggccactaacgggttattatactgtgtgggggccactaaagggttattatactatgtggggcactaaggggtcattatactatgtgggcgcagctatgggagcattattctgtgtggggggaaccatagggtcattatactatgtgaaggacactaaggggtcattatactgtgtgggggccactaaagggttattatactatgtggggcactaaggggtcattatactatgtgggcgcagctatgggagcattattctgtgtgcaggcaaccataggggcattatcttgtgtgaggcagctataggggcattatactatgtggatcacactaaggggtcattatactgggtgaggggcccactgggttggggcccactcagatgtgcttTGCCCCCACCCTGTGCTAatcccctagctacacctctggcaGGAGGCATGGTAAGGTGAATGGCAGGGCATAGTAAATCTCACGATCtgtggcatacctcccaacttttgaattcggaaaagagggacattgtaagccacacccctaaccacacccaatatccggcataaacacatcaaatcacggccagattattctgcaaataacacgcgcacattctcactgtggATCTTTAGACTgtccggatatcacagatattatggatccgggtatatcgtctttatgttacttttcctatcttgggtataacatttgctcatcatggcggcagctgcaggacaaaccaaaaggctgagaacaatgaaagtcaagaggcagaccctgtggttgatgacttttcaattgactggtagcagagttacatgatggggattttttttttccagttgtgtaactcctaccggtcaatggaaaaatcatccaccagagtccacctgtagatagctccagatacagccccactgtagatagctccagatacagcccccctgtagatagctacacacacagccccctgtagatcgctccacacacagcccccctatagatagctccacacacagcccccctgtagatagctccagatacagcccccctgtagatagctccagatacagccccccctgtagatagctccagatacagcccccctatagatagctccagatacagcccccctgtagatagctccatatacagccccctgtagatagctccagatacagccccctgtagatagctccagatacagcccccctgtacatagcgccagatacagcccccctgtagatagctccacacacagcccccctgtagatagctccagacacagcccccctgtacatagcgccagatacagcccccctgtagatagctccagacacagcccccctgtacatagcgccag
This genomic stretch from Rhinoderma darwinii isolate aRhiDar2 chromosome 4, aRhiDar2.hap1, whole genome shotgun sequence harbors:
- the KCNF1 gene encoding voltage-gated potassium channel regulatory subunit KCNF1 encodes the protein MIGSSSFEELNGSGSDCSEEVEIIVNVGGIRQILYGDILNRYPETRLAELMNCITGGYDAIFSLCDDYDPGKREFYFDRDPDAFKCIMEVYYYGEVHMKKGICPICFQNEMEFWKIDLCFLDDCCKCHLSEKKEELEEIARRVQTILDDLGVDTSESRWKRFQKYIWKFMEKPESSFPARVTAVLSFLFILISSIVMCLGTIPDLQVEDSEGNHVEHPTLDNIETACIIWFTMEYVLRLISSPNKLHFALSFMNIIDVLAILPFFVSLILTHLGARIMELTNVQQAVQALRIMRIARIFKLARHSSGLQTLTYALKSSFKELGLLLMYLAVGIFVFSALGYTMEQSHPETLFKSIPQSFWWAIITMTTVGYGDIYPKTTLGKLNAATSFLCGVIAIALPIHPIINNFVKYYNKQRVLETATKHELELMELHSSGEDPRGFRHDTHRSEDGKMWSHLKASHSDTFIPALSKEKHHRTRLQSCK